A stretch of DNA from Mycolicibacterium celeriflavum:
CGCTCAAGCCCTCCGGGCCGAACGGCGCGAACGCATCATCGGGTAGAGCCAGGGGTAAGGCTGAAACCACTTTGTGTGAACCTCCTTGGGAAGTACGCCGATCGGATCGGCCTCCCGAAGAGACTCTTCGGCTCGCGTTTCACCGGTGATTCTGTTCGGTTTCCAGAAAGTGAACGCGCACGCCAGAAGCGTTACGCTCGTGTTTCTGCCGGGCGCGGCGAGGCCAAACGCCTACCCGAGCAGCGCGTCGACGAAGGCCGCAGGCTCGAACGGCGCGAGATCGTCGGCGCCTTCCCCGAGCCCAACCAGTTTGACCGGCACCCCCAGTTCCTGCTGCACCCGAAAGACGATTCCACCCTTGGCCGTGCCGTCGAGTTTCGTCAGCACGACGCCGGTGATGTCGACGACTTCAGCGAACACCCTGGCCTGCGGCAGACCGTTCTGGCCGATCGTGGCGTCGAGCACCAGCAGTACCTCGTCGACCTCGGCTCGGCGACTGACCACCCGCTTCACCTTGCCCAGTTCGTCCATCAGTCCGGTCTTGGTGTGCAGCCGCCCGGCGGTGTCGATGACGATGACGTCGGCGCCGTCCTCGACGCCTTTGTCGACCGCGTCGAAGGCCACCGATGCGGGATCGGCGCCCTCCGCGCCACGCACCACATGTGCGCCCACCCGCGACGCCCAGGACTGCAACTGATCGGCCGCGGCGGCCCGGAAGGTATCGGCCGCGCCGAGCACCACGCGGCGTCCGTCGGCGACCAGCACGCGGGCCAGCTTGCCGACGGTGGTGGTCTTGCCGGTGCCGTTGACCCCGACGACCAACAACACCGACGGCTTGTCCGCATGCGGCAGCGCCTTGATCGACCGGTCCAGGTCGGGCCGCAGTTCGGCGATCAGGACTTCACGCAGCACGGCGCGGGCGTCTGCCTCGCTGCGCACGTTGCTGCTGGCCATCCGGGCGCGCAGCGACGACACCACAGACTCCGTCACGACCGGCCCGAGGTCGGCGATCAGCAATGTGTCCTCGACCTCTTCCCAGGACGCCTCGTCGAGGTCACCGCCGCCGAGCAGGCCCAGCATGCTGCGGCCGAGCGCGTTGTGCGACTTGGCCAGGCGGCCGCGCAGCCGCTCCAGCCGGCCTTCCGTCGGCGCGATCTCGTCGAGCGCGGGAGCGGCCGGGGCGGCAGCGGTCGGCGCCGCGGGTTCACTCGGCTTCTCGGGCGCGGGGATGGTCGGCGGCGCAGCGGGCTTCTCAGGGGGCTTCTCGACCGGCGCCTCGGGAAGTTGCACGTCGGCGATCGGGCGCTTGGGCGAGTCCCGCGGAATCGTGGCGTCATCACCGACCGCGGGCAGCCCGCTGGTGTCGATCCGCTCGGCCGGCCTCGCCGGCGCGGACTGGCTGAACGTGATGCCCGACGAGGCTGTGTAGCCCCCGGAGCGGTCGATCTGGGTGGCCGTGTCGGCCTTCTTCAAACTGATCCGGCGGCGCCGGTATCGCACCAGGCCAACGACCAGCGCGACGACCAGCAGTACGGCGATGACCGCAATCGCGATCCACAAACCCAACCAGGCAGCTTCTGTCACCGCGCCATTGTCTCAAGGCGGGTAGCCGGTGACCCGTGACGCCCCCACGGCCGCGAGCCGCGGTCAGTGGCCACTAACGGGTTGATTACTCGCATCAGGTGCAGACGATCAACCGGTTAGAGCTCGAGAAGGCCCTGCGCGCCTTAGTTGGTGGCTGCGACCAATTCCTGACCACGCATCCGCTGGCTGATCACCGTGGTGATGCCGTCGTCGCGCATGGTCACCCCGTACAGGGCGTCGGCGACTTCCATCGTCGGCTTCTGGTGCGTGATGACGATCAGCTGAGAGCGCTCGCGCAGCTGCTCGAACAGGCTGATCAGCCGGCGCAGGTTCACGTCGTCGAGCGCCGCCTCGACCTCATCCATCACGTAGAACGGCGAAGGCCTGGCACGGAAGATCGCGACCAGCATCGCGACCGCGGTCAACGACTTCTCTCCGCCGGACAGCAGCGACAGCCGCTTGATCTTCTTGCCCGGCGGACGCGCCTCGACCTCGATGCCGGTGGTGAGCATGTCGTTGGGGTCGGTCAGCAACAGCCTGCCCTCACCACCGGGGAACAGGGCAGAAAACACCCCGCGGAACTCGCGTTCCACGTCGGTGTACGCCTCGGTGAACACCTGCAGGATGCGCGCGTCGACGTCATCGATCACATCGAGAAGATCCTTGCGCGCGCCCTTGACGTCCTCGAGTTGAGTGGACAGGAAGTTGTAGCGCTCCTCGAGCGCGGCGAACTCCTCGAGCGCAAGGGGGTTGACCCGGCCCAGCTCGTTGAGCTCGCGCTCGGCCTTCTTGGCGCGCCGTTCCTGAGTCGCCCGGTCGAACGGCATCGGGGCGGGCGCGGTGACCTGCTCGCCGCGCTCGCGCGCCTGCTCGAACTCGGCCATCTCCAGTTCCGTAGGCGGCAGTGGAACACCCGGGCCGTATTCGGCGACCAGATCATCGGTCGCCATGCCGAACTGTTCGAGGATCTGCTCCTCGAGCTGCTCGATACGCATTGCCGCTTGGGCCTTGGCGACTTCGTCCTTGTGCAGCGCCTCGGTCAGACCGTTGACCTTGATGGTGAGCTCGTTGACCAAGTCGCGCGTCTTGGCCAGCGCGGCGGTGCGGTGCTGACGTTCGGCGGCGACTTCGTCGCGAGCGCGTGACGCGACGGCCACGACGGCGCTCAACCGTTGTGCGACAAGGCGTCCCGAGTCCGCGACCGCGGCGGCCACCGCCGCTGCATGCTGGCGCGATTCACGGGCCCGAAGAGCGCGCAGCCTCGCCTCGCGCTCGGCGGCCGCCGCCCTGCGCAGCGAATCCGCCCTGCCGCGAACGGCATTCGCACGCTCCTCGGCGGTTCGCAGCGACAGCCGGGCCTCCACCTCGGCACTGCGGGCGGCCTCCGCGGCGGCCATCGTCTCCTGGCGGTTGACGGGCTCCGCTTCGAACGTCGGCTCCTGCTGGGCGTTGTGCAGTCGCTGCTCGAGCCCGGCGAGCTCCTCGACGGTGCGCGAGCGGTTGGCCTCCAACTCGTTTCGCTGATGGATCAGCCGTTGCCATTCGTCGTCGGCGGCGCGGGCGTCCTGGCCGAGTCGACCCAGCTGCTCGTAGATCGCCGAGATGGCGGCGTCGGATTCGTTGAGCGCGGCGAGTGCCTGCTCCGCGGTATCCTGACGGTTCGCCTGTTCGGTCAGCGCGCCGGACAACGCCGCGGTCAGCTCGCCGACCTGCCTCTCGGCCTCGGCCAGCTCGGTGCGGGCCTTCTCGACCTCCGAGGCGATCTCGAGCGTGCTCGGTTTGCGGTCCGACCCGCCGCTGACCCAGCCCGCCCCGACCAGATCGCCATCGGTGGTGACGGCCCGTAGTTTGGGCCGCGAGGCGACGACGTCGAGCGCAGCGGCCAGCTCCGACACCACCACGACGTCTGAGAGCATCGCCCGGATCGCACCCTGCAGTCGCGGCGGCGCTTCGACCAGCTCCACCGCCCACACGGCGTCGACGGGCAGTGATTCAGCTTGCGGCGGCGCGTGATTCGGCCAATCACCGAGCACGATCGCCGCCCGCCCGCCGTCGGACTCCTTGAGCGCCGCGACCGCGGCGCGGGCGGCCCCGGGGCTTTCGGCGGCGACCGCGTCGGCGGCGGCACCGAGCACCGCCGCGACGGCCACCTCATAGCCGTCGCGCACCTTCAACAGGTTGGCGATCGAGCCCAGAAGCCCTGCGCCACCACGATTTTGCTGTAGCCAGGCCGCACCGTCCTTGCGATCCAGACCGACCGAAAGGGCTTCGATGCGAGCGCGCAGCGAGGCGACCTGACGTTCTGCGCCACGCTCGGCGGCCTGCAGCTCGGCGACGCGTTCGTCGGCCAGCCGCAGCGCGGTCACCGTGCGGTCGTGGTGTTCGTCCAGACCGACTTCGCCGGCGTCGAGTTCACCGACGCGGCTTTGCACGGTCTCGAACTCGGCCTGGGTCTGCTGGGCCCGGGCGGCCGCCTCGTCGATGCCGCCGGTGAGGCGGGCGACGGTTTCGTCGATGGACTCCACGCGGGTGCGCATGGTGTCTACCTGGCCGGCCAGCCGGGCCAGGCCCTCGCGGCGGTCGGCTTCTGCGCGCGCGGCGGCCATGTGCGCACGTTCGGCCTCGGCGGCGACGCGCTCACGCTCGGCCAGCTCGGCACGGGCCGCCTCCAGCTTCGCGCGGGATTCGGTCAGCTCGTCGAGCAGTTGCCGCTCCTGGGCGGCGATTTCGTTTGCTTGGGCTTCCAGGGCATCGGGATCAGGCCCCGTCGACGCCTCGGGCTCGATTTCGAGGTGCTGCGCTCGCTCGCTGGCGATGCGCACTGTTGCACTGACTCGTTCGGCGAGCGCCGACAGCGAGAACCAGGTCTGCTGTGCGGCGTCGGCGCGTTCGCTGAGGCCGGCGACCGCCGCTTCATGGGCGGCCAGCTCCGTGGTCTTGGCGTCCAACAGTGTCGCGATCTCATCGTGCTCGCGGCGCAGCGTGGTTTCGGCCTGGTTGGTGTTCTCGAAGTCGGCACGGCGTGTGACGAGGTCGTCGGCGGCCAGGCGCAGCCGGGCGTCACGCAGGTCGGCCTGAATCGTCTGGGCGCGACGGGCCATCTCGGCCTGCCGCCCGAGCGGCTTGAGTTGACGGCGCAGTTCGGTGGTCAGGTCGCTCAGCCGGTTGAGGTTGGCCGACATCGCATCGAGCTTGCGGACCGCCTTCTCCTTGCGCTTGCGGTGCTTGAGAACGCCGGCTGCCTCCTCGATGAACGCCCGCCGGTCCTCGGGCCGCGATTCCAGGATCTCCGAGAGCTTGCCCTGTCCGACGATGACGTGCATCTCGCGGCCGATGCCGGAGTCGGACAGCAGTTCCTGGACATCCATCAATCGGCAACTGCTGCCGTTGATCTCGTACTCACTGCCGCCGTCGCGGAACATCCGCCGGGTGATCGACACCTCGGAGTACTCGATCGGCAGCGAGTTGTCGGAGTTGTCGATCGTGACCGTGACCTCGGCGCGGCCAAGCGGCGGCCGCGACGACGTCCCGGCGAAGATGACGTCTTCCATCTTGCCGCCGCGCAGCGTCTTGGCGCCCTGTTCGCCCATCACCCAACTCAGCGCGTCGACCACATTGGACTTACCCGAACCGTTGGGCCCGACGACGCACGTGATGCCTGGCTCGAAGCGCAGAGTCGTCGGCGAAGCAAACGACTTGAAGCCCTTCAGGGTCAGACTCTTGAGGTGCACGACGTGCCACACTACCGCCGCTCGGGCTAGCGCTCGGTGAACCCATCTAGCGAGTCGCGGGGTTCTGTGAAGTCGGCGACGACGTTGTCGACCCGACCCGGCGCCTCACCGCTTTGCAGCAGGTCAAGTAGTCGCTGGCACGCTTCACGTCGGCCCTCGGCGACCACTTGCACCCGGCCGTCGGGCTTGTTGGCCGCGAAGCCGGTCAGCCCGAGTTCCAGTGCACGCGCCCTCGTCCACCACCGGAAGCCGACACCTTGGACGTGGCCGTGCACCCATGCCGTCAGGCGTACCTCAGCTAACTCCTGCATCATGTACCTCAAACGTCACTTTCGTCCCGGACTTGAGGGTGCGGCCGACGGTGCAGACCTGGTCGATCGCGCGCTCGACCACCGTGAGTACCCGCGCGACCTCGGCCTCTGACAAGCCGGACAGGTCCAGTTCCATGTGCTCCTCGAGCAGCGGATACCGCTCCTGCTCGCGGTCGGGGGGACCGGAGACGCGGATCGTCGTGCGGTAGTCGTCGCCGAGCCTGCGTCGCAGCGGCGCGTCACTGGCCATACCGCTGCATGCCGCCAGCGCGATCTTCATCAGTTCGCCCGGCGTGAACACTCCATCGACGTCCTCGCTGCCGACGAGCACCTCGGCGCCCCGCGAGCTACGGCCGGTGTAGCGGCGCTCCCCCGTCCGCTCAACCCACAGTTCCGTCATGAACTATTTGTACAGCGCGTGCCCCCACCTCATTCCCTGCTGTACCGCTCGTCGCAGCGATCGACGTTTCGCAGAGATCGTGCGAGAAGCGAGCTGGAAAACGTCGGGCAGTGGGGCTGGAGTGGCTGCTGTGACTCCGCGGCGCCACGGAGCGCAGTTTAGTTGCCCCGCACTCGCGGCCGGGGTTGGCATTTCGGGCAGTAGAACGACGAGCGGTTCATGAACTTCTCCCGCCGCATCACCGCACCGCAGCGCCGGCACGGCTCACCTTCGCGACCGTAGGCGTCCAGCGACCGGTCAAAGTAGCCGGATTCGCCGTTGACGTTGACATACAGCGCATCAAACGACGTGCCGCCCTGCTCCAGCGCCTCGTGCATCACCTCGGCGGCCGCGTCGAGCACCTCCGCCAGTTTGGACCGGGTCAGCGACGACGCCAACCGGGCGCCGTTGGTCCTGGCACGCCACAGCGCCTCGTCCGCGTAGATGTTGCCGATGCCCGACACCACCGTCTGATCGAGCAGCTGACGCTTGATCTCAGAGTGCTTGTGCCGCAACACCGTAACCACACCATCGCGGTTGAACAGCGGATCCAGCGGGTCGCGGGCCAGATGAGCGACGGGCACCGGCACCTCGCTGCCGTCGACGGTGACCATCTCGGTGAGCATCCAGCCGCCGAACGTGCGCTGATCGACGAAGCTCAGCGCCGTGCCGTCGTCGAGCAGGGCGGCGATGCGCAAGTGACTCTCGTTGGGCACCGAGCCCAGCAGCATCTGCCCGCTCATCCCCAGATGCACCACCAGCGCCGAACCGTCGTCCAAAATCAGCCACAGATACTTGCCCCGCCGGCCCGTGCCGACGATGCGGGAATTCAGCAGTCGCCCAGTCAGGTCGGCGGGGCCGGCCTCGTGCCTGCGCACCGCGCGGGGATGGTGGACGCGCACCGCGGTGATCGTCTTGTCGACGACGTACGCTTCCAGTCCGCGCCGGACAACCTCGACCTCGGGAAGCTCAGGCATCTACCTCGGCGGCGCTCAGCGCGTTCCAGGCCGCCGCGGCCGCCTTCAGCTCGGCCTCCTTCTTCGTGCGCCCGACACCCGTGCCGTATTCGGTGTCGGTGACGACCACCGTCGCGGTGAATTCCTTGTCGTGGTCCGGCCCGGTGGAGGTGACGACGTAACTCGGTGCGCCCAGCCCGCGCGATGCGGTCAGTTCCTGCAGGCTGCTCTTCCAGTCCAGCCCGGCGCCGAGGGTCGGCGCGGTGTCCAACAGCTTGCCGAACAACCGCAGAATGACCTGCCGGGCGACCGTGATGCCGTGCTCGAGAAAGATTGCGCCGAGCAGGGATTCGACCCCGTCGGCCAGGATGCTGGCCTTACTCGCGCCGCCGGAGTTCTCCTCGCCCTTGCCCAACAACAGGTACGCGCCGAGCCCGTCTTCGGTCAGCTGACGACCCACCTCGGCAAGCGCCTGGGTGTTGACGATGCTGGCGCGCAGCTTGGCCAGATCGCCCTCCGACCGGTCGGGGTGCCGGTGGTAGAGCTCCTCGGTGATGGTCAGCCCGAGCACCGCGTCGCCGAGGAACTCCAGTCGCTCGTTGGTCGGCAGACCGCCGTTTTCATAGGAGTAGCTGCGGTGGGTGAGCGCGATGGTGAGCAGCTCGTCGGGCAGGTCGACACCCAGCGCCGCCAGCAGCGCCGCGCGGTCAGTCACGCGTGTCCTCGTCCAGCATGCCGGCCAGCTTGGCCCAGCGCGGATCGATCCGCTCGTGGTGGTGCCCGGGTTCGGCCTCCGCCAACGCCACGCCGCAGTCCGGGCACAGTCCGGCGCAGTCCGGACGGCACAGCGGGACGAACGGCAGCGCCAACCCGACGGCGTCGATGATCGGCTGCTCCAGGTTGACGGTGTCGTCCACCACGCGACCGACCTCGTCGGCCTCGGTCGTCTCGTCGGTGGCGCTGTCGGGGTAGGCGAACAGTTCGGTCAGATCGATCTCGACGTCACCGGTGACCGGCGTCAGACACCGTGCACACTCGCCCGCCGTCGGCGCGGAGACCGTGCCGGTGACCAGCACACCCTCCGACACCGACTCGACCCGCAGGTCGAGCGCCAGCGGGGCGCCTTCCTCGATGGCGATCAGGTCCAGCCCGATCCGCGACGGGCTGGGCACCGTCTCGGAGACAGCCATCATTGCCCCGGGCCGCCGACCCAGCCGGGAGATGTTGATAACGAGCGGCGATTGTGACGCGCGATGCGTCGCCGCTTTGGCATGCGTCGCCATGAGTGTCGAGTTTACGGCGAGGACTTTTGGCGGCCCTCGGCGCTCAGCGCGCTGCGTAGTCGTGAGTGCCCGCGGCGGTGCGGAGTTGGTGCCGGCCACGCCCGACCGAGCGCAGCGTGCCGTTGAGGAAGCCCTCGAACTCCGCGAGCTTACTGTCGACATAGATGTCGCACTCTCCGCGCAGCCGGTCGGCCTCGGCATGTGCCGAATCGATGAGCCGGGTCGCCTCGCCCGTCGCGGTCTGCACGATCTCGGTCTGCGACACCAGCCGCTGTTGCTCCTTGATGCCCTCCTGCACGGCCTTCTCGTAGGCGAGGTTGCCGCTCTCGATGAGCCGGTCGGCTTCGGACTTGGCCCGGCCGGTGCTGGCCTCGTACTCGCGCTTGGCGGTGGCGGCGATGCGGTTGGCTTCCTCGCGGGCCTCCCCGACCATCCGCTCGCTGTGCTGACGGGCCTCGGCCACCATGCGGTCGGCCTGGGCTTTCGCGTCGGCGAGCAGCCGGTCCGCCTCGGCTCGCGCGTGGTTGAGCAGCGAGTCGGCCTCGGCGGTCGCCGTCGACACCATCGAGTCGGAATGCTCCTTGGCCTCGCGAAGCATTCCGTCGCGGGCATCGAGGACATCCTGGGCGTCGTCGAGCTCACCGGGAATCGCGTCCTTGATGTCGTCGACCAACTCGAGGACATCGCCGCGGGGCACCACGCACCCTGCCGTCATCGGCACGCCGCGGGCTTCTTCCACAATCGCGCTCAGTTCATCGAGCGCCTCGAAAACTCGGTACACGGCAACACCCTCCAGGCGTAGTTGACAGTTACCAGTGTGCCTGGTGTTGCCCGTGTGACTCGGCTTCCCGCCTCGGTGTGTCGCCTCGGACCTCGGTTATCCTCGGCATACACCCGCGGTTTGCTCCGTCGCACCGCTCTCCAAGCCGCAACTGCCTGTTGAATCGCTTCTGCGCATTATGTCAAGCGCG
This window harbors:
- the mutM gene encoding DNA-formamidopyrimidine glycosylase encodes the protein MPELPEVEVVRRGLEAYVVDKTITAVRVHHPRAVRRHEAGPADLTGRLLNSRIVGTGRRGKYLWLILDDGSALVVHLGMSGQMLLGSVPNESHLRIAALLDDGTALSFVDQRTFGGWMLTEMVTVDGSEVPVPVAHLARDPLDPLFNRDGVVTVLRHKHSEIKRQLLDQTVVSGIGNIYADEALWRARTNGARLASSLTRSKLAEVLDAAAEVMHEALEQGGTSFDALYVNVNGESGYFDRSLDAYGREGEPCRRCGAVMRREKFMNRSSFYCPKCQPRPRVRGN
- a CDS encoding YceD family protein produces the protein MATHAKAATHRASQSPLVINISRLGRRPGAMMAVSETVPSPSRIGLDLIAIEEGAPLALDLRVESVSEGVLVTGTVSAPTAGECARCLTPVTGDVEIDLTELFAYPDSATDETTEADEVGRVVDDTVNLEQPIIDAVGLALPFVPLCRPDCAGLCPDCGVALAEAEPGHHHERIDPRWAKLAGMLDEDTRD
- the sepIVA gene encoding cell division protein SepIVA translates to MYRVFEALDELSAIVEEARGVPMTAGCVVPRGDVLELVDDIKDAIPGELDDAQDVLDARDGMLREAKEHSDSMVSTATAEADSLLNHARAEADRLLADAKAQADRMVAEARQHSERMVGEAREEANRIAATAKREYEASTGRAKSEADRLIESGNLAYEKAVQEGIKEQQRLVSQTEIVQTATGEATRLIDSAHAEADRLRGECDIYVDSKLAEFEGFLNGTLRSVGRGRHQLRTAAGTHDYAAR
- a CDS encoding acylphosphatase; this translates as MQELAEVRLTAWVHGHVQGVGFRWWTRARALELGLTGFAANKPDGRVQVVAEGRREACQRLLDLLQSGEAPGRVDNVVADFTEPRDSLDGFTER
- the rnc gene encoding ribonuclease III, translating into MTDRAALLAALGVDLPDELLTIALTHRSYSYENGGLPTNERLEFLGDAVLGLTITEELYHRHPDRSEGDLAKLRASIVNTQALAEVGRQLTEDGLGAYLLLGKGEENSGGASKASILADGVESLLGAIFLEHGITVARQVILRLFGKLLDTAPTLGAGLDWKSSLQELTASRGLGAPSYVVTSTGPDHDKEFTATVVVTDTEYGTGVGRTKKEAELKAAAAAWNALSAAEVDA
- the ftsY gene encoding signal recognition particle-docking protein FtsY; this translates as MTEAAWLGLWIAIAVIAVLLVVALVVGLVRYRRRRISLKKADTATQIDRSGGYTASSGITFSQSAPARPAERIDTSGLPAVGDDATIPRDSPKRPIADVQLPEAPVEKPPEKPAAPPTIPAPEKPSEPAAPTAAAPAAPALDEIAPTEGRLERLRGRLAKSHNALGRSMLGLLGGGDLDEASWEEVEDTLLIADLGPVVTESVVSSLRARMASSNVRSEADARAVLREVLIAELRPDLDRSIKALPHADKPSVLLVVGVNGTGKTTTVGKLARVLVADGRRVVLGAADTFRAAAADQLQSWASRVGAHVVRGAEGADPASVAFDAVDKGVEDGADVIVIDTAGRLHTKTGLMDELGKVKRVVSRRAEVDEVLLVLDATIGQNGLPQARVFAEVVDITGVVLTKLDGTAKGGIVFRVQQELGVPVKLVGLGEGADDLAPFEPAAFVDALLG
- the smc gene encoding chromosome segregation protein SMC; its protein translation is MHLKSLTLKGFKSFASPTTLRFEPGITCVVGPNGSGKSNVVDALSWVMGEQGAKTLRGGKMEDVIFAGTSSRPPLGRAEVTVTIDNSDNSLPIEYSEVSITRRMFRDGGSEYEINGSSCRLMDVQELLSDSGIGREMHVIVGQGKLSEILESRPEDRRAFIEEAAGVLKHRKRKEKAVRKLDAMSANLNRLSDLTTELRRQLKPLGRQAEMARRAQTIQADLRDARLRLAADDLVTRRADFENTNQAETTLRREHDEIATLLDAKTTELAAHEAAVAGLSERADAAQQTWFSLSALAERVSATVRIASERAQHLEIEPEASTGPDPDALEAQANEIAAQERQLLDELTESRAKLEAARAELAERERVAAEAERAHMAAARAEADRREGLARLAGQVDTMRTRVESIDETVARLTGGIDEAAARAQQTQAEFETVQSRVGELDAGEVGLDEHHDRTVTALRLADERVAELQAAERGAERQVASLRARIEALSVGLDRKDGAAWLQQNRGGAGLLGSIANLLKVRDGYEVAVAAVLGAAADAVAAESPGAARAAVAALKESDGGRAAIVLGDWPNHAPPQAESLPVDAVWAVELVEAPPRLQGAIRAMLSDVVVVSELAAALDVVASRPKLRAVTTDGDLVGAGWVSGGSDRKPSTLEIASEVEKARTELAEAERQVGELTAALSGALTEQANRQDTAEQALAALNESDAAISAIYEQLGRLGQDARAADDEWQRLIHQRNELEANRSRTVEELAGLEQRLHNAQQEPTFEAEPVNRQETMAAAEAARSAEVEARLSLRTAEERANAVRGRADSLRRAAAAEREARLRALRARESRQHAAAVAAAVADSGRLVAQRLSAVVAVASRARDEVAAERQHRTAALAKTRDLVNELTIKVNGLTEALHKDEVAKAQAAMRIEQLEEQILEQFGMATDDLVAEYGPGVPLPPTELEMAEFEQARERGEQVTAPAPMPFDRATQERRAKKAERELNELGRVNPLALEEFAALEERYNFLSTQLEDVKGARKDLLDVIDDVDARILQVFTEAYTDVEREFRGVFSALFPGGEGRLLLTDPNDMLTTGIEVEARPPGKKIKRLSLLSGGEKSLTAVAMLVAIFRARPSPFYVMDEVEAALDDVNLRRLISLFEQLRERSQLIVITHQKPTMEVADALYGVTMRDDGITTVISQRMRGQELVAATN
- a CDS encoding OsmC family protein; the protein is MTELWVERTGERRYTGRSSRGAEVLVGSEDVDGVFTPGELMKIALAACSGMASDAPLRRRLGDDYRTTIRVSGPPDREQERYPLLEEHMELDLSGLSEAEVARVLTVVERAIDQVCTVGRTLKSGTKVTFEVHDAGVS